A part of marine bacterium B5-7 genomic DNA contains:
- the cyoE gene encoding protoheme IX farnesyltransferase, with protein MKQLISDYLELTKPKVVLLMLLTSLVGMCMASEYGLHLSAVLLGTIGIAFGAGGAAVLNHVADQHLDKLMRRTENRPVATGKVSTVQSLLFAGVLIALSMWILFQWVNAVTAILTFFSLIVYAVIYTLYLKHTTPQNIVIGGIAGAIPPLLGWTAIAGGIDPHALLLVLIIFVWTPPHFWALAIHRYEDYKSAKVPMLPNTHGIPYTKLHILLYTLLLVAVTILPYSTGMSGTLYFAGVMLLNARFLYWVIKLYRFSEPNTAIKTFRYSITYLGLLFLLLLLDHITGGGIR; from the coding sequence ATGAAGCAATTGATTTCCGATTATCTTGAGCTCACAAAGCCAAAAGTGGTGTTATTAATGCTGCTAACTAGTTTGGTGGGTATGTGTATGGCATCCGAATATGGCTTACATTTATCCGCCGTATTGCTTGGCACCATAGGCATTGCATTTGGTGCTGGCGGTGCTGCGGTATTGAATCATGTTGCCGATCAACACTTAGATAAGCTCATGCGACGGACAGAAAACAGACCTGTTGCGACAGGAAAAGTATCGACGGTACAAAGCTTACTATTTGCTGGGGTATTAATTGCATTATCTATGTGGATCTTATTTCAATGGGTCAATGCCGTCACTGCGATTTTAACCTTCTTTTCTTTAATTGTGTATGCGGTCATTTATACCTTATATCTAAAACACACCACCCCACAAAATATTGTGATTGGTGGTATTGCTGGTGCGATTCCGCCATTACTGGGTTGGACGGCGATTGCTGGTGGCATTGATCCGCATGCCTTGTTACTTGTTCTCATTATTTTTGTTTGGACGCCGCCGCATTTTTGGGCTTTAGCTATTCATCGCTATGAAGACTATAAAAGCGCCAAGGTACCTATGTTACCCAACACACACGGCATACCTTACACAAAACTACATATTTTACTTTATACCTTGCTGTTAGTTGCCGTCACTATTTTGCCATACTCCACTGGCATGTCAGGCACCCTATATTTTGCAGGTGTCATGCTGCTGAATGCACGGTTTTTATATTGGGTGATTAAGCTGTATCGCTTTTCCGAACCTAATACAGCGATTAAAACCTTTCGCTATTCTATTACGTATTTAGGCTTGTTATTTTTATTACTATTACTTGACCATATCACCGGAGGAGGCATTCGATGA
- a CDS encoding photosynthetic protein synthase I, translating into MSKKQKLSHTKLLLLLVILMAAVATFGLYFSGSKHKHGISLPENIHIDGTFLKTPQTVADFQLTDDNGKPFTHKQLMGHWTMLFFGFSNCGYVCPTTLAALNGMYHELSDKLDKKQMPQIVMVSVDPKRDTVTRMHQYVKTFNPNFIGTRADEPALAALKKSLHIVAVKVQSKDKNPDHYTITHSADVMLLDPNGDIVAYFSFPHTPDQMAKDYQTILKAVYG; encoded by the coding sequence ATGAGCAAAAAACAAAAACTTAGTCACACCAAATTATTGCTATTATTGGTTATCTTGATGGCCGCTGTAGCAACGTTTGGCTTGTATTTCAGTGGCAGCAAACATAAACACGGCATTAGCTTGCCAGAGAACATCCATATTGATGGCACCTTTCTAAAAACACCGCAAACTGTCGCAGATTTTCAACTCACCGATGATAACGGCAAGCCATTTACCCATAAGCAACTCATGGGACATTGGACCATGTTGTTTTTTGGCTTTAGCAATTGTGGCTATGTTTGCCCAACGACATTGGCTGCACTCAACGGCATGTATCATGAGCTTTCTGACAAGCTTGATAAAAAGCAAATGCCGCAGATTGTGATGGTTTCTGTTGATCCGAAACGTGATACTGTTACGCGCATGCATCAATATGTTAAAACGTTCAACCCTAATTTTATTGGCACACGCGCTGATGAACCAGCACTAGCTGCACTTAAAAAATCACTGCACATTGTTGCAGTGAAAGTACAATCGAAAGATAAAAACCCGGATCATTACACTATCACTCATAGTGCCGATGTCATGTTGCTTGATCCCAATGGGGATATTGTTGCCTATTTCTCTTTCCCGCATACCCCAGATCAAATGGCAAAGGATTATCAAACAATTTTGAAGGCTGTCTATGGCTAA